One genomic window of Pseudomonas sp. LFM046 includes the following:
- a CDS encoding helix-turn-helix domain-containing protein: MSKLTANPVPVFKLYGETAAWPTPDLIHWESIESRSRLHEWEIRPHQHGDLVQLLYVRSGTAELEVEGQVNHIERAALQVVPTLCVHGFRFSSDVDGHVLTLALPLVEQVAGLLDSQALLTPACFEAGDSQPYLDTLFEAISREYAQQAPGRELMLQSLISVLLVWIGRRSLAQTQSDAQQQDRGRLHLQEFTRLLEQHFREHLPIEQYAGRLGISAAHLNALCRRLAGQSALQMINQRLLLEAKRCLVYTAMTINQVSDSLGFSEPAYFSRFFKRGTGQSPKAFRISR, from the coding sequence ATGTCGAAACTCACCGCCAATCCCGTTCCGGTGTTCAAGCTGTACGGCGAGACGGCGGCCTGGCCGACGCCGGACCTGATTCACTGGGAGTCCATCGAGTCCCGCAGTCGCTTGCACGAATGGGAGATCCGGCCCCATCAGCACGGCGATCTGGTGCAGCTGCTCTATGTGCGCTCGGGTACCGCCGAGTTGGAGGTGGAGGGCCAGGTGAACCACATCGAACGCGCAGCCCTGCAGGTGGTCCCGACCCTGTGTGTGCATGGCTTCCGCTTCTCCAGCGACGTGGACGGCCATGTGCTGACCCTGGCGCTGCCGCTGGTGGAGCAGGTGGCCGGCCTGCTGGATAGCCAGGCGTTGCTGACGCCGGCATGCTTCGAGGCCGGCGACAGCCAGCCGTACCTGGACACCCTGTTCGAGGCCATCAGCCGGGAGTACGCCCAGCAGGCGCCGGGCAGGGAGCTGATGCTGCAATCGCTGATCAGCGTGCTGCTGGTGTGGATCGGCCGCCGGTCGCTGGCCCAGACCCAGTCCGACGCCCAGCAGCAGGACCGTGGCCGTCTGCACCTGCAGGAGTTCACCCGGCTGCTGGAACAGCACTTTCGCGAGCACCTGCCCATCGAGCAGTACGCTGGGCGCCTGGGCATCAGCGCCGCCCATCTCAATGCCCTGTGCCGGCGCCTTGCCGGGCAGTCCGCCTTGCAGATGATCAACCAGCGGCTGCTGCTGGAGGCCAAGCGCTGCCTGGTCTACACGGCGATGACCATCAATCAGGTGTCGGACAGCCTGGGGTTTTCCGAGCCGGCGTATTTTTCGCGCTTCTTCAAGCGCGGTACGGGGCAGTCGCCGAAGGCGTTTCGGATCAGCCGTTGA
- the pobA gene encoding 4-hydroxybenzoate 3-monooxygenase has protein sequence MKTQVAIIGAGPSGLLLGQLLQKAGIDNVIIERQSPDYVLGRIRAGVLEQGMVELLREAGVSARMDREGLVHDGFELAFDGRREHIDLKGLTGGKTVMIYGQTEVTRDLMEAREACGARTFYTAANVQPHDLKSDAPYVTFEQNGETLRIDCDYIAGCDGFHGVSRQSIPAGVLKEFERVYPFGWLGVLADTPPVNDELIYANHERGFALCSMRSPTRTRYYVQVSTDEKVDDWSDERFWEELKSRLPEQTAAKLVTGPSIEKSIAPLRSFVVEPMQYGRLFLLGDAAHIVPPTGAKGLNLAASDVNTLFRILVKVYGEGRLELLEQYSAICLRRIWKAERFSWWMTSLLHRFPETDAFGRRMQQTELDYYVGSEAGRRTIAENYVGLPYEAIG, from the coding sequence ATGAAAACTCAGGTCGCCATCATCGGCGCCGGCCCGTCCGGCCTTCTCCTTGGCCAGCTGCTGCAAAAAGCTGGTATCGACAACGTCATCATCGAACGCCAGAGCCCGGACTACGTCCTCGGCCGCATCCGCGCCGGGGTGCTGGAACAGGGCATGGTGGAACTGCTGCGGGAAGCCGGCGTCAGCGCACGCATGGACCGTGAAGGTCTGGTGCACGACGGCTTCGAACTGGCCTTCGACGGCCGCCGCGAACACATCGACCTCAAGGGCCTGACCGGCGGCAAGACCGTGATGATCTACGGCCAGACCGAAGTCACCCGCGACCTGATGGAAGCCCGCGAGGCCTGCGGCGCGCGCACCTTCTACACCGCCGCCAACGTGCAGCCCCACGACCTGAAGTCCGACGCGCCCTACGTCACCTTCGAGCAGAACGGCGAGACCCTGCGCATCGACTGCGACTACATCGCCGGCTGCGACGGCTTCCACGGGGTGTCGCGCCAATCCATACCCGCCGGCGTCCTCAAGGAGTTCGAGCGGGTCTACCCCTTCGGCTGGCTGGGTGTACTGGCCGATACGCCGCCGGTGAACGACGAGCTGATCTATGCCAACCATGAGCGCGGCTTCGCCCTGTGCAGCATGCGTTCGCCCACCCGCACCCGCTACTACGTGCAGGTCTCCACCGACGAGAAGGTGGACGACTGGTCCGACGAGCGCTTCTGGGAGGAGCTAAAGAGTCGGCTGCCGGAGCAGACCGCGGCAAAACTGGTCACCGGCCCCTCCATCGAAAAGAGCATCGCGCCCCTGCGCAGCTTCGTGGTGGAGCCCATGCAGTACGGCCGCCTGTTCCTGCTGGGCGACGCCGCCCACATCGTCCCGCCCACCGGCGCCAAAGGGCTGAACCTGGCCGCCAGCGACGTGAACACCCTGTTCCGTATCCTGGTGAAGGTCTACGGCGAAGGCCGCCTTGAGCTTCTGGAGCAGTACTCCGCCATCTGCCTGCGACGCATCTGGAAGGCCGAGCGCTTCTCCTGGTGGATGACCTCCCTGCTCCACCGCTTCCCGGAAACCGACGCCTTCGGCCGCCGCATGCAGCAGACCGAAC